The window CACTCGTCCGGACCGTGACCGGCCCCGGCAGCCTTCGTTGAGGGGGTGTCCGCGCCAGCCAGGCGCGGGTCCGCACCACCACGCGTGGCTCTGCCGGAGCGATGAGACGTACGGCCCGACGGTCGTGCGTCCGTGGGACCTCGCTCCTCCACGTGACCGGACGGCAGGGGACAGCAGCCCGGTCACCACGTGAGAAGACGGCCGGCCCGGGGGACGCCCCGGGCCGGCCGTTGTGCCATGCCATGAGAAAGCCGCGCGCGTGGGAAAGCCGCGCGCGGGAAGGCCGCGCCCCGGACCTACGTGCGCGCGGGGCCCCGGCGGCGGACCGCCACGTACAGCGCGCCGCCGGCGGCGATCAGCGCGGCGGCGCCGAGCGCGATCGGGCCGGCGGTGACGCCGGTGGAGGCGAGGTTTCCGCTCCCGTGGGCGGTGGTGCCCGTGCCCGAGCCGGTGCCGGTGCCGGTGCCCTTGGCGCCGGCGGCCGTGGCCGACGCGGTCGCCGTCGGGGTCGCGGAGGCGCCCGGCGAGGGGGTGCCGGCGCTCGTGGAGGGACGCGGGGTCGGGCGCGGACCGGCGCCGTCGTCCTCGGCGTTCACCACGAGGACGGCCGTGTTGTTGGCGGGGTTCGGGTCGAAGGAGTGCGGTCGCGGCGCGGTCGTGCCCCAGTCCCCGACGGTGACGGAGCCCTTGGCGTTCACCAGGGTCTTCTCCACCTTGAGGTCGAACGGGTAGACGGCCCGCTGGTTCTCGCGCACCGTGTCGCCGAGCGCGCACACGTAGCGGGGCGCGCCGAGCTGGTCGGCGCGCTCGCCGCCGGTGGCGGTGGTGGCGGTGCAGCCGTCGGGCTTGCGGACGACCCGTACGCCGTCGGGCAGCACGATGACGGTGCGGGCCGCCGAGTCGCCGGCGCGAGCGCTGCGGATCCAGGCCGGGCCCTTGTTCTCGAAGGCGAACGCGGTCGTCAGGGTGTCGCCCGAGTCGCCTTCGAGGGTCACGGCCGCCGTGGTGAAGTCGGCCGTGTTGCGGGTGTGGAAGTCGAAGGTGCGCCGGTTGTCGCCCGGGTTCAGGTCGACGGCGCGCGCGCTCGCGGCGGCCTTCGCGGCCCGCTTGGCGACGCCCAGGCGCTTGCCCGTGGGGGCCTTGCCGTCCCACTGCGCGGCCTTCGGCTCGTCGCCGGCCGGGTGGATGCCGTAGCCGAGCCGGTCGCTGTAGGCGTTCGGGTTGGCCTTGACGTGCAGCGGGCTGTCCCCGGCGAGTTCGTAGGTCTCGCCGGGCTCGAAGTCCCCGTCGACCGAGCACAGGGCCGTGGTGATGTCCGCGACGGTGCGGGTGCGGCAGTTGTCGTACGTCTCCACGAGGCTCATGCCGCGCGTGGTCTCCAGCTCCAGCACCACGCCCCTGGCCGCTTGGGTGCCCGCGTTCGTGAAGACGAGCGGCAGCGGCTGGCTCTCGCCGGGCCGGGGGTCGCCCTTGAGCGCCATCTCCCGCATGACGAGGTCCGGGCCGCCGACGCTGAGCCGGGTGGCGGCCGGGGTGATGGTGGCCCCGGCCGTCTTGCCCGTCACCGTGATCTCGCCGGTGTCGCCGTTCTTGGCGTTCTTGGCGGCGGCGACGAAGAGCTCGACGCGCGGCAGGGTGCCGCGAACGGTGCAGACGAGCGTGGTGGCGCCCGCCGTGCACTTCTCCTTGGCGCCGCCCGTGTTCTCCCGGACGGTCGCGATGCCGGCGACCTTGGTCAGGTCGACGGTGAGGACGGCCTCCCCGCCGAGGCCGCCGCCGGCCGACGGGACGCCGAGGGTGAAGACGAGCGACTCCTCCTTCGGGCTGCCGGTCGCCGGGGGCACCGGAAGCGGGAGGGCGGTGGGGCCGAGCACCGGGAAGACGGGGTCCGCGGCGTGCGCGGGGGTGGTGGCCAGTCCCACGGCCACCAGGCCGCAGGCGGCCAGGAGGGAGATGCGCTTTCTCATGCCCCCGTTGACCGTCCGGGGCGCGGGGCGGTTGCCTCGTTGACCATGTGATGGACACCACAGCCCTGTCGGGCCGATTCCGCTACAACCTTCCGGGGCGACCACCGGTCACTCATGTACATCGGCGGACACCGCGCTCGGAGGGGGAGCGCGGTGTCCGCCGCTGTCGTACCCGGCCGGGATCCGGCCTCAGTGCTCCGGTTCCGGTTGCCTCGGAGGTATTTCCGGGACGGCGAGGAACGGCAGCCGCAGCGCGCCGAAGGCGTCCTTCGGGACGGCCGGCCGGACCGGTTCCACGGCCGAGAGGCGGACGTAGCCGGCGCCCTGGGCGGGGCGCGGGTCCTCCTCGCCGTTGTTCGGCCAGTACGACATGGCCCGCTCGGCCTGCGCCGTGATCGTCAGCGACGGGTTGACCCCGAGGTTGGCGGAGACCGCCGAGCCGTCGACCACCGAGATCCCGGGGTGCCCGTACAGCCGGTGGTACGGGTCGACGACTCCCTCGCCCGGGTTCTCGCCGATCGGGCAGCCGCCGAGGAAGTGCGCGGTCAGCGGGGTGCCCATCAGCTCGCCGACGTTGCTGCCGGCGAACCCGTTGATCTCCTCGGCGAGCAGGGTCGCGGCCTCGGTGGCCTCCGCGATCTGTACCGGGTTGGGGGCGCCGTGGCCCTGCCGGGCGGTCAGCAGGCCCTTTCCGATCCCGCCGGGCTTGCGGTACGTGGTGAGGGAGTTGTCCAGGGACTGCATGACGAGCCCGATGATCGTCCGCTCCGACCAGCGCCGGTTGGAGAGCGAGCGCGCCAGTTGCACGGGGTGCTTGGCGGTCCGGGCGAACCAGGCCCGGACCCGGTGCTTGGCGTACGGCACCTGGAGGATGGTCATGAACCCCATGGCGTTGGAGCCCTTGCCGTAACGGACGGGCTCGATGTGGGTGTTCGCGTTGGGGTGCACGGACGAGGTGATGGCCACCCCGTGGGTGAAGTCGGCCCGGCGGCCCTCGCCGTGCCGCTTGCGGTAGCGCCGGTCGTCGGTCTGGGCGCCGACCAGGCCCTCGGAGTTGGTGCGGGTCAGTTCCCCGAGCCGGTCCGAGAGGCGGGGCAGCTCGCCCCGGTCCTTCATCGTGTGCAGCAGGGTCTGGGTGCCGTACGTGCCGGCCGCGACGACCACGTACCGGGCGCGCAGCACCTTGGCCTTGCCGCGGCGGCGGTGGTCGGTGGGGACGGTGCGGACCCGGTGGCCGCCGTCGGGGTGCTCGGAGATCGCGGTGACGGTGGTCATGGGGTGGATGACGGCGCCGGCGCGCTCGGCGAGGTGCAGGTAGTTCTCGTTGAGGGTGTTCTTCGCGCCGTGCCGGCAGCCGGTCATGCACTCGCCGCACTCGGTGCAGGCCTTGCGGGCGGGGCCCTTGCCGCCGAAGTACGGGTCGGCGACCTCCTCGCCGGCCCTGGCCCGGTGCCGGCCCTCGGCGTCCTCGCCGTCCCCGAAGAAGACGCCGACCGGGGCCATGTGGAAGGAGTCGGCGACGCCCATCCGTTCGGCGGCGGCCTTCAGGTGGACGTCCGAGGGGGTCGTCGTCGGGTTGAGCCGGACCCCCAGCATCCGCTTGGCCTGGTCGTAGTACGGGGCGAGTTCCTCGCGCCAGTCGGTGATGGAGGCCCACTGCCGGTCCTCGAAGAAGGCGGCGGGTGGCACGTAGAGGGTGTTGGCGTAGTTCAGCGAGCCGCCGCCCACGCCGGCGCCCGCGAGCACCATCACGTTGCCGAGCAGGTGGATCCGCTGGATGCCGTAGAGCCCGAGCGCCGGGGCCCACAGGTAGTTCCGCAGGTCCCAGCTGTTCTTCGGCAGGCTCTGGCGGGTGAAGCGGCGGCCTGCCTCCAGGACGCCGACCCGGTAGCCCTTCTCGGTGAGCCGCAGCGCCGAGACCGACCCTCCGAAGCCCGATCCGATGACGATCACGTCGTAGTCGTAGTCGTACGACACTGCGTTGCCTCCCGGGCGGTCGTGCCTAACGGAATCGGAGCGCCTTCATGACCTTGAGGCTGCGGGTCATGAACGCCGCGTACTTCTCGTCGTCCATGCCCAGCGAGGGGGCCATCGGGAGCAGCCGCTGGTGTGCGACGGTCTGCGCCTCGGTGTACTTGAGGATGCCCTCGGAGCCGTGCCGGCGGCCGAGGCCGGAGTCCTTCATGCCGCCCATGGGCGCCTGGGCGCTGCCGTAGGCGGGGGCGTAGCCCTCGTTGATGTTGACGGTTCCGGTGCGCAGGCGGGCGGCGACGGCGTGGCCGCGCCGCGCGTCCTTCGTCCAGACGCTGGAGTTGAGTCCGTAGGCGGTGGCGTTGGCCTGCGCGACGGCCTCGTCCTCGTCGGTGAACCGGTAGATGGAGACGACCGGGCCGAAGGTCTCCTCGCCGCAGACCGCCATGGGGGTCTCGACGCCGTCGAGGATGGTGGGCTCGTAGAACAGCGGGCCGATGTCGGGGCGGGCGACGCCGCCCGCGACGAGGGTGGCGCCCTTGGCGACGGCCTCGTCCACGTGCCGCTGGACGGTCTCCAGCTGGCGTTCGCCGACGAGCGAGCCCATGTCGGCGCCGTACGCGAGGGAGTTGCCGAGCCGCATGGCCTTGGTGCGGGCGGCGAACCGCTCGACGAACGCGTCCGCGATGGACTCGTGGACGTAGAGCCGTTCGATGGAGATGCACAGCTGCCCCGCGGAGGAGAAGCAGGCGCGGACGGCGCCCGCCGCGGCCTTCTCCACGTCGGCGTCGCGCAGCACGAGCATGGCGTTCTTGCCGCCGAGTTCCAGGGTGACGCCGACGAGGCGGTCGGCCGCGCCCCGGGCGACCTCGCGGCCGGTGCGGGTGGAGCCGGTGAAGGAGACGTAGTCGGCGTGCCGGACCACCTCGGGGCCGACGACGGGTCCCTCGCCCAGGACGATCTGGAAGACCTCGGCGGGCAGGCCGGCCTCGATCAGCAGGTCGCGGGCCCACAGGGCGGTCAGCGCGGTCTCCGTGTCGGGCTTCATGACCACGGCGTTGCCCGCGACGAAGGCGGGCAGTGCGTCGCCGACGGACAGTTCGAGGGGGTAGTTCCAGGGGGCGATCTGGCCGACGACCCCGCGCGGCTGGCGCAGTTCGGTGACCTTGGTGAGGGTGGGGATGGCTCCGGTGTGGCCCTTGGGGCGCAGGTACGAGGGGGCCTTGCGGCCGTAGTGGCGGGCGGCGACCGCGACGGCCTGCACCTCCTCGTGGGCGTGCAGCCGGGCCTTGCCGGTCTCCAGCTGGATCAGGTCGAGCACCTCGGCCTGCCGGGCCAGCACCAGGTCGTGGAAGCGCAGCAGGACGGCGGCCCGGCCGCGTGCGGAGACGGCGGCCCAGGCGGGCTGGGCGGCGCGGGCCCGGGCGAAGGCCTCGGCGACGTCCTCGGGCCCGGCCTCGGGCAGATCGGCCAGTTTGTCCCCGGTGAAGGGGGTGTGGTTGGCGGTGCGACCGGACCCGATCACTCCGCGGGTCAGCCGGGCGACGAGGTCGGGGGTCACCACGTCGGCGGCGGTACGGGCGCCGGCCGGGGCGGCGGCCACCGGGTTGGTGGGCTGCGGTGCGGCGCGGAGGGGGGCGGCGGGGGCCTGCGAGTCCGTCATGGCGGTGAGCGTATTCCGCCTGCGGTCCTTTGGGTACCCGCGGGTAACCGGATTTTGCCATTTCCGCCAGTGATCGCTGGCAGGATGGCCGGGCGAGGGGCCCCTGGCCCCCGTCAGCCCTTCTTGGGCGGGGGCTGCCAGCCGCTGAGCACCGTGTCGAACTGCTGCCGGGTCTTGGCCCAGTCGGCTGCCGGGCTCGACATGTAGACCGCGTACTCGGTGTCGTCCGGGGCCACGTACATCTGCTCGATGGCCCGGCGCGGACCGGCGTGCGTGCCCTTCTCGGTCAGGGTGAACTCCCAGATCGCGGCGCGGACGGTGTCTCGGTAGCCGTTCTGCTCCAGCTTCAGCCGCTTGTAGTCCGACCGGAGCTTGAGCTGCTTCTCCAGGTCCAGCAGGTGCACGTACGGGTTGTCGTAGTCCGGGGTCGGGTCGAAGGCGATCCGTACGAAGTGGTTGCCGTTGTCCGGGGTGTAGTCGATCTGGGTGCCGTTCATCTGGCGCTCCCAGCCCTCCGGGACGAAGAGCGTGAAGCCCGCCGGGTCGACGACCTTCTTCCAGCCCGCGGGCGGGGTGAGCGCCGCCTGCGGCTTGCCGTCACCGGACTGCCCCTGGTCGGGGGCGCTGACGTTCTTGTCCTCGCCCTCGGCCCTGCCCTCCGTGTACTTGAGCACCCCGAAGACCCCGCCGCCGCCGAGCAGCGCCGCGACCAGGGCCACCGCCGCCGCCCGCTTGATGCGGCCCGGGAACGGCACGGGGGCGGAGGCCGGGGACGACTGCTCGGGGAGGACGGTGGTGCCACCGGGTTCACCGGCGGTCGGGGGTCGCGTCCGGGGCTCCCGGGCGGACTCCTCGACCCCGGCGGCATCCCGGGCGGGGGACCGTTCCTCCGCGCTCATCGCACGCGTCGGGACGTACGCCTGGGCCGACTTCGGCTCCCGGCCCTCCATCGCCTCGATCAGCATCCGCTCGGCCTCCGAGGCCGAGGGCCGCTCCGCGGGGTCCTTGCGCAGCAGTGCCGTGATGACGGGGCCCAGCGCCCCGGCCTGACGGAGCGCGGGCGGCTCGTCGTTGACGACGGCCTGGAGGCTGGAGATGGGCGAGGTGCGCCGGAACGGCGAGCGGGCCTCGACCGCGGTGTAGAGCGTGGCGCCGAGCGACCACAGGTCGGAGGACGGGTCGGGGGCGCCGCCGGTGACCCGCTCGGGAGCCAGGTAGTCGATGGAGCCGACGAGTTCACCCGTGCGCGTGATGGACGAGTCGCCCTCGATCGCGGCGATCCCGAAGTCGGTGAGCAGGACCCGACCGTCCTTGGCGAGCAGGACGTTGCCCGGCTTCACGTCCCGGTGCAGCACTCCCACGGCGTGCGCGGCCCGCAGGGCGCCCAGCACGTGCAGCCCGATCCGGGCGGCCTCACGGGGCTCGATGCGGCCCGCCGCCTTCGCCGCCTCGGCGAGGGAGGGACCGTCGATGTACTCCATGACGATCCACGGGCGGTCGTCGTGCTCCAACACGTCGTGGACGGTCACGACCGCCGGGTGCTGGATCCGGGCCGCGGCCCGGGCCTCCTTCTGCGTCCGGGCATGCATGACCTCCCGGTCGGCCTGGGCCACGTACAGACCTGCCGTCAGCTCCTTGACCGCCACGGTCCTGTGCAGCAACTCATCATGCGCGCGCCACACCTTGCCCATGCCGCCGCGGCCGATGGGCTCGACGAGCCTGTACCGGCTCGCGAGCACTGCACCCGCACCTGTCTGCTGTTCCACGAAACCTCGCCGCTCTGTGCACTTCGGGCCAGATTACGGAGCTTGCGCGCGATGCCGACACCGCGCGGGCGCGGTGAGACAGCACTGTGACGCAATCGCCGCATTGACATGCCGTCAGCGCTCTGTCAACCCCCTGGTTTGTAACTCCCCGTGGCCTTCTCGAAGACCTCGGTGACCCTTCCTTCCTCGTCCTGCGGTCCGGTCACCAGGACCACGTGATAGACCCCACCCAACGCGACGACGAAGTTCCGCGCCACGACGCTCCGTCCCGCCGAGTCGATCCACGTGTACCGCCCGGTGACCCGGACCTGTTGGCCCACCGTGGTCGACTTGACGTCCCCACCGCTCGCCCAACTGGAGTTGCGGTACGGGGACAGCTCCGGCTCCTTGTCCTTCTGGTACGTGAGCGGGTCCGGCCTGCCGCCCTCGACCTTGTCCCGTCCCGGCACCACCGTCAACACGAATTGACCGTCCACGTACCGGACCTGGCCCGCCTCGTTGATGCCGCGCCGTTCCCAACCGTCGGGAACCGCCATCTCGAAGTGCTCGGGGTCCTGTTGGGTGGTGTACCCGGGCGGCGCGGGCACGGGCGCCTTGCTCTGCGAGGCGGGCTTGGACTCCGGGGTGCCCGAGGGCGTCCGGCCGGGGCCCTGGCCGGACGTCGGCGGCGCGGAGGAGACGGGAGGTCGCGCAGTGGCGCCGCCCGGCTCCCCCTGCGCCCGCTGATCCGCGGAGCGGGGCATGAACAGCAGGGCGTACCCCACCGCCGCCGCGAGTAACGCGAGCACGCCGACCAGCAGGGTCCGCCCGAGGGAGCGCGGCTTGCGGCGCGGGGCGTCCGCGCTGCGGTGGCGGCCGTGCACGTCGCCGCGCCTGCGCACGACGGGCAGCCGGGTCGGGTCCGGCTCCGGCATCGGCAGCATCCCGAAGGCGCCGTCGGGTTCGGGGGCGGAGCGCACGAGCGAACGCAGCCAGCCGCGCAACTCCTCGAAGTCGGGCCGTTCGGTGGGGTCCTGACGCAACAGCGACTCGACGATCGGGCGCAGCGGGCCGCATTCCTCCGCGAAGGCGGGGGGCTCGGAGCAGACCATCTCCACGAGGTCGGGGACGCTCTCCTCGGGGTACGGGGCGTGCCCCTGGACGGCGCGGTACAGCAGCGCGCCGAGTGCCCACAGGTCGGTGGCGGGGCCGACGGGCGCGGCCAGTTGCCAGTGCCCGTGCACGGGACCGGCCTGCTCGGGCGCCCAGCGCTCGGTGACGGCTCCCACGACGGCCATCCGGGTCTGCCGCGCGCGCTCGGCGTCCAGGCCGGTCCTGGGGCCACCGCCGCCGATGCGGGCGCCGGACCAGCCGACGACGCCGACGGGCGGCGGGACCGGCTCGGGGATCGACCGCGGGGTCGGCTGCGGGATCGGCCGCGATGCCGGGCGGGGCACGGCGATCCCGGTCCCGGGCTGCGGCTCGCCCGGCCGCACGGCCGGGAAGGGGCCGGACGGGTCCGGGGGTTCGGCTTGGCGGTACCCCTGGGGCAGGGCGAGCTGCGCGGGCAGCGCGGGCACGTTCACGGCGCCCGGCGACTCGGCGTCGGGCGCGGTGCCGTGCTCCGGGTCGTAGGCGGACTCCGGGTCGTAGGCAGACTCCGGGTCGGACGTCGGCGCGTACGCGGAGTCCGGGGCGGGGGCCGGGTCGGAATACGGTTCCCGCTCGGCGGCCGGGTCCG of the Streptomyces sp. NBC_01426 genome contains:
- a CDS encoding peptidase; this translates as MRKRISLLAACGLVAVGLATTPAHAADPVFPVLGPTALPLPVPPATGSPKEESLVFTLGVPSAGGGLGGEAVLTVDLTKVAGIATVRENTGGAKEKCTAGATTLVCTVRGTLPRVELFVAAAKNAKNGDTGEITVTGKTAGATITPAATRLSVGGPDLVMREMALKGDPRPGESQPLPLVFTNAGTQAARGVVLELETTRGMSLVETYDNCRTRTVADITTALCSVDGDFEPGETYELAGDSPLHVKANPNAYSDRLGYGIHPAGDEPKAAQWDGKAPTGKRLGVAKRAAKAAASARAVDLNPGDNRRTFDFHTRNTADFTTAAVTLEGDSGDTLTTAFAFENKGPAWIRSARAGDSAARTVIVLPDGVRVVRKPDGCTATTATGGERADQLGAPRYVCALGDTVRENQRAVYPFDLKVEKTLVNAKGSVTVGDWGTTAPRPHSFDPNPANNTAVLVVNAEDDGAGPRPTPRPSTSAGTPSPGASATPTATASATAAGAKGTGTGTGSGTGTTAHGSGNLASTGVTAGPIALGAAALIAAGGALYVAVRRRGPART
- a CDS encoding GMC family oxidoreductase → MSYDYDYDVIVIGSGFGGSVSALRLTEKGYRVGVLEAGRRFTRQSLPKNSWDLRNYLWAPALGLYGIQRIHLLGNVMVLAGAGVGGGSLNYANTLYVPPAAFFEDRQWASITDWREELAPYYDQAKRMLGVRLNPTTTPSDVHLKAAAERMGVADSFHMAPVGVFFGDGEDAEGRHRARAGEEVADPYFGGKGPARKACTECGECMTGCRHGAKNTLNENYLHLAERAGAVIHPMTTVTAISEHPDGGHRVRTVPTDHRRRGKAKVLRARYVVVAAGTYGTQTLLHTMKDRGELPRLSDRLGELTRTNSEGLVGAQTDDRRYRKRHGEGRRADFTHGVAITSSVHPNANTHIEPVRYGKGSNAMGFMTILQVPYAKHRVRAWFARTAKHPVQLARSLSNRRWSERTIIGLVMQSLDNSLTTYRKPGGIGKGLLTARQGHGAPNPVQIAEATEAATLLAEEINGFAGSNVGELMGTPLTAHFLGGCPIGENPGEGVVDPYHRLYGHPGISVVDGSAVSANLGVNPSLTITAQAERAMSYWPNNGEEDPRPAQGAGYVRLSAVEPVRPAVPKDAFGALRLPFLAVPEIPPRQPEPEH
- a CDS encoding succinic semialdehyde dehydrogenase — its product is MTDSQAPAAPLRAAPQPTNPVAAAPAGARTAADVVTPDLVARLTRGVIGSGRTANHTPFTGDKLADLPEAGPEDVAEAFARARAAQPAWAAVSARGRAAVLLRFHDLVLARQAEVLDLIQLETGKARLHAHEEVQAVAVAARHYGRKAPSYLRPKGHTGAIPTLTKVTELRQPRGVVGQIAPWNYPLELSVGDALPAFVAGNAVVMKPDTETALTALWARDLLIEAGLPAEVFQIVLGEGPVVGPEVVRHADYVSFTGSTRTGREVARGAADRLVGVTLELGGKNAMLVLRDADVEKAAAGAVRACFSSAGQLCISIERLYVHESIADAFVERFAARTKAMRLGNSLAYGADMGSLVGERQLETVQRHVDEAVAKGATLVAGGVARPDIGPLFYEPTILDGVETPMAVCGEETFGPVVSIYRFTDEDEAVAQANATAYGLNSSVWTKDARRGHAVAARLRTGTVNINEGYAPAYGSAQAPMGGMKDSGLGRRHGSEGILKYTEAQTVAHQRLLPMAPSLGMDDEKYAAFMTRSLKVMKALRFR
- a CDS encoding serine/threonine-protein kinase, with the translated sequence MEQQTGAGAVLASRYRLVEPIGRGGMGKVWRAHDELLHRTVAVKELTAGLYVAQADREVMHARTQKEARAAARIQHPAVVTVHDVLEHDDRPWIVMEYIDGPSLAEAAKAAGRIEPREAARIGLHVLGALRAAHAVGVLHRDVKPGNVLLAKDGRVLLTDFGIAAIEGDSSITRTGELVGSIDYLAPERVTGGAPDPSSDLWSLGATLYTAVEARSPFRRTSPISSLQAVVNDEPPALRQAGALGPVITALLRKDPAERPSASEAERMLIEAMEGREPKSAQAYVPTRAMSAEERSPARDAAGVEESAREPRTRPPTAGEPGGTTVLPEQSSPASAPVPFPGRIKRAAAVALVAALLGGGGVFGVLKYTEGRAEGEDKNVSAPDQGQSGDGKPQAALTPPAGWKKVVDPAGFTLFVPEGWERQMNGTQIDYTPDNGNHFVRIAFDPTPDYDNPYVHLLDLEKQLKLRSDYKRLKLEQNGYRDTVRAAIWEFTLTEKGTHAGPRRAIEQMYVAPDDTEYAVYMSSPAADWAKTRQQFDTVLSGWQPPPKKG